From Pseudomonas sp. stari2, a single genomic window includes:
- a CDS encoding MarR family transcriptional regulator: MKHFTPDEFKHCHLGLLLGRAALLKDRIIDTHMEPHGITAAQFKVLIIMAQYGVDTPAELCRHLSLDSGSMTRMLDRLEQKDFLIRQRSEGDRRQVQLKLTGQGQALADRLPHIGADAMNELAGAITPDELKTLEYILKKILLAAGDPITIQRLGEHNER; the protein is encoded by the coding sequence ATGAAGCATTTCACCCCGGATGAATTCAAGCATTGTCACCTCGGCCTGTTGCTCGGCCGTGCAGCCTTGCTCAAGGACAGGATCATCGACACCCACATGGAACCCCACGGCATCACTGCCGCGCAGTTCAAGGTGTTGATCATCATGGCCCAGTACGGCGTCGACACCCCGGCCGAGCTGTGTCGGCACCTGTCGCTGGACAGCGGTTCGATGACCCGCATGCTCGACCGTCTGGAGCAGAAAGATTTCCTGATCCGCCAGCGCAGCGAAGGCGATCGTCGTCAGGTGCAGTTGAAGCTCACCGGGCAAGGTCAGGCGCTGGCCGATCGTCTGCCGCACATCGGTGCCGACGCCATGAATGAGCTGGCCGGCGCGATTACTCCGGATGAGTTGAAAACCCTGGAATACATCCTCAAGAAAATTTTGCTGGCGGCTGGTGACCCGATCACCATCCAGCGGTTAGGTGAACACAATGAGCGGTAA
- a CDS encoding ATP-binding protein, whose protein sequence is MRLKNYLHQISPVLSTPHAARRLLRIFAFVLLVGILGGAYSFLLFTFNNEISQRRSYMSSAIAEAHTFFTTREALLRSLSLSATRKVEIEAPVSDEEIRLLLGQAPGPQWSIWLTRRMRDYLTARQLNLIYVSSDSRAQVLRLHNATPMVGDVSQAMLDQLQALKYQNTGALQELWLTHAVDGHSQLYIFIRLDERDIDSGWLGLEMDDREVSSALSDHSAGEFTMFNAQGMPLFSNSLKPPPGQDLPLLRQQDFFGFVGNGWWPEQLVLRKQLKSSDWQLTYSIDLLAVLSALWPQMLGALLFCLLSSGLVCGLTRRLEYRFINPAIHRIQALVESELFSRDVIQTAPVALCVLRRTDGQVVLENTLARQWLGECRAQLGAGWIREAFDATEPLLTDDFETTDGRHLYLSCAPTRYKGEDVLLCAFSDISARRQIEAALEQARQSADAANEAKTLFLATMSHEIRTPLYGVLGTLELLARTQLDSRQKSYLQAIEGSSATLLQLICDVLDVSKIEAGQLALELSEFCPTTLAQEVVQGYAAAAQSKGLQLYACLDPQLPDCLRGDASRVRQILNNLLNNAVKFTDSGRVVLRVKLLRREGERVCLQWQVSDTGKGIAHDDQAFIFEPFYQTEGNTNVVAGTGLGLPICQRLTHLMNGTLRMVSEPGLGSSFSLSVPLEQRPCNAPPAALPALAPDTVYVVSPIRELADSISGWLRRWGARPQIGAPDALEPDTTAVLLELYPTPCEQRSRPAWQGPRVLASGDAAHEPPFNGDGWKVNLNDLAAIQRAVRLAQGGPVAQRTEPREPYAVRPLRLHILVAEDNVINQLILRDQLEELGCTVTLSGDGEEALSLWRERAFDIVLTDVNMPRLNGYELAKTLRRQDCTLPIIGATANAMRGEDALCLAAGMNHCLVKPFTLRALFTVLAPYARVAHEAL, encoded by the coding sequence ATGAGATTAAAGAACTACCTCCATCAGATCAGCCCCGTCCTGTCCACGCCCCATGCCGCGCGCCGCCTGCTGCGCATTTTTGCCTTCGTACTGCTGGTGGGCATACTCGGCGGCGCATACAGCTTCCTGCTGTTTACCTTCAACAATGAAATCTCCCAGCGGCGCAGCTACATGAGCAGCGCCATCGCCGAGGCGCACACTTTTTTCACCACTCGCGAAGCACTGCTCAGAAGCCTGAGCCTGTCGGCGACGCGCAAAGTCGAAATAGAGGCTCCGGTCTCCGATGAAGAAATACGCCTGCTGCTGGGGCAAGCACCGGGCCCGCAATGGAGTATCTGGCTGACCCGGCGCATGCGCGATTACCTCACGGCCCGACAATTGAACCTGATCTACGTCAGCAGCGATTCCCGGGCCCAAGTGTTACGCCTGCACAATGCAACGCCGATGGTCGGTGATGTTTCTCAGGCCATGCTGGATCAACTGCAAGCCCTCAAATATCAAAACACCGGTGCCCTGCAAGAACTCTGGCTGACCCATGCCGTTGACGGGCATTCGCAGTTGTACATTTTCATTCGGCTGGACGAACGCGACATCGACTCCGGCTGGCTCGGCCTGGAAATGGACGACCGCGAAGTCTCCAGTGCCTTGAGTGACCACAGTGCAGGCGAGTTCACTATGTTCAATGCCCAGGGCATGCCACTCTTCAGCAATAGCCTGAAACCGCCGCCCGGACAGGATCTGCCGCTTCTGCGGCAGCAGGACTTTTTCGGTTTTGTCGGAAACGGCTGGTGGCCCGAGCAACTGGTGCTGCGCAAGCAACTGAAGTCATCGGACTGGCAGCTCACCTACTCCATCGATTTGCTGGCGGTGCTGTCGGCATTGTGGCCACAAATGCTGGGGGCGCTGCTGTTCTGCCTGCTGAGTAGCGGCCTGGTGTGCGGGTTGACCCGACGTCTGGAATACCGCTTCATCAACCCGGCGATTCATCGGATCCAGGCACTGGTGGAGAGCGAGTTGTTCAGTCGCGACGTGATCCAGACCGCCCCGGTGGCGCTCTGCGTACTGCGACGCACCGATGGCCAGGTGGTGCTGGAAAACACTCTCGCCCGCCAATGGCTGGGCGAGTGCCGCGCGCAACTGGGCGCCGGCTGGATCCGCGAGGCTTTCGATGCTACCGAGCCGCTCCTGACGGATGACTTCGAGACCACAGACGGCCGCCACCTTTACCTGAGTTGTGCGCCCACCCGCTACAAAGGCGAGGACGTGTTGCTGTGTGCGTTCAGCGACATCAGTGCGCGACGACAAATCGAAGCGGCACTGGAGCAAGCCCGCCAATCGGCAGACGCCGCCAATGAAGCCAAGACCTTGTTCCTAGCGACCATGAGCCACGAAATCCGCACACCGCTTTACGGCGTGCTCGGCACGCTGGAATTGCTTGCCCGAACGCAACTGGATAGCCGACAGAAAAGTTACCTGCAAGCCATCGAGGGCTCGTCCGCCACGCTGCTGCAACTGATCTGCGACGTGCTGGATGTGTCGAAGATCGAGGCCGGACAATTGGCCCTGGAGTTGAGCGAGTTCTGCCCCACGACACTGGCGCAAGAGGTCGTGCAAGGTTACGCGGCAGCGGCGCAGAGCAAAGGCTTGCAACTGTATGCCTGCCTCGACCCGCAACTGCCGGATTGTTTGAGGGGGGATGCCAGCCGCGTGCGCCAGATCCTCAACAATCTGCTGAACAACGCGGTCAAGTTCACCGACTCCGGCCGTGTGGTGCTAAGGGTCAAACTGCTTCGTCGCGAAGGCGAGCGCGTGTGCCTGCAATGGCAAGTCTCGGACACCGGAAAAGGCATCGCTCATGACGATCAGGCCTTCATTTTCGAACCGTTTTACCAGACCGAGGGCAACACCAACGTGGTGGCCGGCACCGGCCTGGGCCTGCCCATTTGCCAACGGTTGACGCACTTGATGAATGGCACCCTGCGCATGGTCAGCGAGCCTGGACTGGGCAGCAGTTTTTCCCTGAGCGTGCCGCTGGAGCAGCGACCCTGCAATGCACCACCTGCAGCCTTGCCGGCCTTGGCGCCGGATACCGTTTATGTGGTCTCGCCCATCCGCGAACTGGCCGATAGCATCAGCGGCTGGCTGCGCCGCTGGGGTGCCCGACCGCAGATCGGCGCACCTGACGCCCTGGAACCTGACACGACGGCTGTGTTGCTGGAACTCTATCCCACGCCCTGCGAACAACGTTCCAGACCGGCATGGCAAGGGCCGCGAGTACTGGCCAGCGGCGACGCTGCCCACGAGCCTCCGTTCAACGGTGATGGCTGGAAGGTCAACCTGAACGATCTGGCCGCGATCCAGCGCGCGGTTCGCCTGGCCCAGGGCGGCCCGGTTGCGCAGCGCACGGAACCACGCGAACCCTACGCTGTGCGGCCATTGCGCCTGCATATTCTGGTGGCAGAAGACAACGTCATCAACCAGCTGATCCTGCGCGATCAGCTAGAGGAACTGGGCTGCACAGTGACGTTATCCGGCGATGGCGAGGAAGCGTTGTCGCTCTGGCGCGAGCGCGCGTTCGACATCGTTCTGACCGACGTCAACATGCCCCGACTCAATGGCTACGAGCTGGCCAAGACCCTGCGACGTCAGGACTGCACCCTCCCGATCATCGGCGCCACCGCCAACGCAATGCGTGGTGAAGACGCCCTGTGCCTGGCCGCCGGCATGAATCACTGCCTGGTCAAACCATTTACGCTACGAGCCTTGTTCACTGTCCTGGCTCCCTACGCACGAGTTGCTCATGAAGCCCTGTAG
- a CDS encoding fimbrial protein translates to MMLACASQAMAGSCTVVDSTTETLNFGASLVNTSLTIPADTPNGTVVYQDTLQGSAHIWECAQASQYGVLLDSRLGNVSGKVTTFPLGKSGLSYRIWIGALDRYESSLSTINATPAGANYGFNAGSIRLEIVKSGELASQVKVDAGALGALQDDDLVLIRFNLSNPIVLNAASCQTPSVPVAMGDDYQLHEFREAGATPRKVRFNIGLNQCRTGIKKVTYSLKANTPVIDATKGIITLNDSSTAKGIGLQLLNDAGQPIALDTTYPFDAFTATGTDFKIPLSASYYRLTTEELKAGSANTEVTFIVNYL, encoded by the coding sequence ATGATGCTGGCATGCGCCTCGCAAGCCATGGCCGGCAGCTGCACAGTCGTCGATTCGACCACCGAAACCCTTAACTTCGGCGCCAGCCTGGTCAACACCAGTCTGACGATTCCTGCTGACACGCCTAATGGAACGGTGGTCTATCAAGACACCCTGCAAGGGTCCGCCCACATCTGGGAGTGCGCGCAGGCATCGCAATATGGCGTACTGCTGGATTCCAGACTGGGCAACGTCTCCGGCAAAGTAACGACGTTCCCCTTAGGCAAATCCGGACTGTCGTACCGCATCTGGATAGGGGCATTGGATCGATACGAGTCGTCGTTGAGCACCATCAATGCGACCCCCGCTGGTGCGAATTATGGCTTCAACGCCGGCAGTATCCGCCTGGAGATCGTCAAGAGCGGCGAGCTGGCTTCGCAGGTCAAGGTCGATGCAGGCGCCCTGGGCGCCCTGCAAGACGATGATCTTGTCCTGATAAGATTCAATCTGAGCAACCCCATCGTACTGAATGCCGCCTCGTGCCAGACCCCGTCCGTACCGGTGGCCATGGGTGATGACTATCAACTCCATGAGTTTCGCGAGGCTGGCGCCACCCCTCGCAAGGTGCGGTTCAACATTGGCTTGAATCAGTGCCGGACCGGCATCAAGAAAGTCACTTACTCGCTCAAGGCCAACACCCCGGTCATCGACGCCACAAAAGGCATCATCACGCTCAACGACAGCTCCACCGCGAAAGGCATCGGTCTGCAGTTGCTCAATGATGCCGGGCAACCGATCGCACTGGACACGACTTACCCGTTCGATGCATTCACGGCCACTGGCACCGACTTCAAGATTCCCTTGTCGGCATCGTATTACCGTCTGACGACAGAGGAACTCAAGGCCGGCAGCGCCAACACCGAAGTCACCTTCATCGTGAACTACCTGTAA